From a single Scomber japonicus isolate fScoJap1 chromosome 12, fScoJap1.pri, whole genome shotgun sequence genomic region:
- the LOC128368644 gene encoding tripartite motif-containing protein 16-like gives MAQQGAQLDGAKFCCSICLDLLKDPVTIPCGHSYCMSCINNFWDEEDKKEIYSCPQCRQTFTPRPVLVKSTMLADIVEELKKTGLQAAAADLCYAGPEDVACDFCTGRKLKAFKSCLVCLVSYCEKHIQPHYESPSFKKHKLVDPSKKLQENICSRHDEVMKMFCRTDQKTICYLCTMDEHKGHDTVPAAAERTERQRELEVSRLNIQQRIQDREKDVKLLQQEVEAVSRSADKAVEDSEKIFTQLIRLLQKRSSDVKQQIRSQQETEVSGVKELQEKLQQEITELKRKDTELKQLSHTEDHNQFLHNYPSVSQLSEATDSSSINIRPLRYFEDVTAAVSELRDKLQDILKEEWTNISLTVTEVDVLLSGPEPKTRAGFLRYSHEITLDPNTAHTQLLLSDGNRKAERVIQQQSYSSHPDRFTGYYQVLSKESLTGRCYWEVERSGRGVCVAVAYKNISRAGNSNECRFGCNDKSWALYIFTDSYRFWFNNISTPVSDPRSSRVGVYLDHRAGILSFYSVSETMTLLHRVQTTFTQPLYAGVSPCYSYGDTVELCKVK, from the coding sequence ATGGCGCAGCAAGGAGCTCAGCTGGACGGAGCTAAATTCTGCTGTTCCATCtgtttggatctactgaaggatccggtgactattccctgtggacacagctactgcatgagctgtattaacaacttctgggatgaagaggataagaaggaaatctacagctgtcctcagtgcagacagaccttcaccccgaggcctgtcctggtaaaaagcaccatgttagcagatatagtggaggagctgaagaagactggactccaagctgctgctgctgatctctgctatgctggacctgaagatgtggcctgtgatttctgcactgggaggaaactgaaagccttcaagtcctgtctggtgtgtcttgtctcttactgtgagaaacaCATCCAGCCTCATTATGAATCACCTTCAtttaagaaacacaagctggtcgacccctccaagaagctccaggagaacatctgctctcgtcatgatgaggtgatgaagatgttctgtcgtACTGATCAGAAGactatctgttatctgtgcactatggatgaacataaaggtcacgacacagtcccagctgcagcagaaaggactgagaggcagagagagctcgaggtgagtcgactaaacatccagcagagaatccaggacagagagaaagatgtgaagctgcttcaacaggaggtggaggccgtcagtcgctctgctgataaagcagtggaggacagtgagaagatcttcactcagctgatccgtctcctccagaaaagaagctctgatgtgaagcagcagatcagatcccagcaggaaactgaagtgagtggagtcaaagagcttcaggagaagctgcagcaggagatcactgagctgaagaggaaagacactgaactgaagcagctctcacacacagaggatcacaaccagtttctacacaactacccctcagtgtctcAACTCAGTGAagctacagactcatccagcatcaacatccgtcctctgagatactttgaggatgtgacagcagctgtgtcagagctcagagataaactacaggacatcctgaaggaggaatggacaaacatctcactgacagtgactgaagtggacgttttactgtcaggaccagaacccaagaccagagctggattcttaagatattcacatgaaatcactctggatccaaacacagcacacacacagctgttattatctgatgggaacagaaaagcagaacgAGTGAttcaacaacagtcttattctagtcacccagacagattcactggtTATTATCAGGTCCTGAGTaaagagagtctgactggacgttgttactgggaggtggagaggagcgGGAGAGGAGTTtgtgtagcagtcgcatacaagaatatcagcagagcaggaaactCAAATGAATGTAGATTTGGATGCAATGATAAATCCTGGGCGTTATATATTTTCACTGACAGTTATCGATTCTGGTTCAACAACATCTCAACTCCCGTTTCAGATCctcgttcctccagagtcggagtgtacctggatcacagagcaggtattctgtccttctacagcgtctctgaaaccatgactctcctccacagagtccagaccacattcactcagcctctctatgctggagttTCGCCTTGTTATTCTTATGGAGACACAgttgagttgtgtaaagtgaaatag